One segment of Candidatus Methylomirabilota bacterium DNA contains the following:
- the rpsF gene encoding 30S ribosomal protein S6: MFDSLRRLNKGVSALRPYEILVIIDPRPTDEEVATLLTQLGEQVKALGAEVTNVENWGKRRLAYDIRKQREGTYAVFAVAAEPSMVKEFERQLRLNENVLRFLSTRVPLRKKARPAKTPEVLEEVG; the protein is encoded by the coding sequence ATGTTTGATAGCCTTAGGCGCTTAAATAAGGGGGTGAGTGCACTGCGGCCTTACGAAATTCTCGTGATCATCGACCCGCGGCCGACCGACGAGGAGGTTGCCACGCTGCTGACGCAGCTCGGCGAGCAGGTCAAGGCGCTGGGGGCCGAGGTCACGAACGTGGAGAACTGGGGGAAGCGCCGGCTCGCGTACGACATCCGCAAGCAGCGCGAGGGAACGTACGCGGTCTTCGCGGTCGCGGCCGAGCCTTCCATGGTGAAGGAGTTCGAGCGGCAGCTCCGCCTCAACGAGAACGTGCTGCGCTTCCTGAGCACGCGGGTGCCCCTCCGTAAAAAGGCTCGGCCGGCAAAGACTCCAGAAGTGCTTGAGGAGGTCGGCTGA
- a CDS encoding single-stranded DNA-binding protein — MASLNKVLLIGNLTRPPELRYTPSGTAVADLRMAVNRNYTTQSGEKREDTCFLTVVVWGKQAESCGEYLDKGSQIFVEGRLQTRDWEGKDGQKRTVTEVVAERVQFMSRTKGAPTAVPAAPPFAEDAPAGEDDVPF, encoded by the coding sequence ATGGCGAGCCTCAACAAGGTTCTTCTGATCGGGAACCTGACCCGTCCTCCGGAGCTGCGCTACACGCCCAGCGGTACGGCCGTCGCGGATCTGAGGATGGCCGTGAACCGCAACTACACGACGCAGAGCGGCGAAAAGCGGGAAGACACCTGCTTCCTGACCGTGGTGGTCTGGGGCAAGCAGGCCGAGAGCTGCGGCGAGTACCTCGACAAGGGCAGCCAGATCTTCGTCGAGGGCCGCCTGCAGACCCGCGACTGGGAGGGCAAGGACGGGCAGAAGCGCACCGTCACCGAGGTCGTCGCCGAGCGCGTGCAGTTCATGAGCCGGACCAAAGGCGCTCCCACCGCCGTCCCGGCGGCACCGCCCTTTGCCGAGGACGCGCCGGCCGGGGAAGACGACGTCCCCTTCTAA
- the rpsR gene encoding 30S ribosomal protein S18, with amino-acid sequence MPTPPKPVKRRRFGRRKVCKFCVDKVDSVDYKDVRRLRGFVTERGKIIPRRISGSCARHQRQLTHAVRRARTVALLPYVATE; translated from the coding sequence ATTCCGACGCCGCCCAAGCCCGTCAAACGCCGCCGGTTCGGCCGGCGGAAGGTCTGCAAGTTCTGCGTCGACAAGGTCGACAGCGTCGACTACAAGGATGTGCGCCGCCTGCGCGGCTTCGTCACCGAGCGCGGCAAGATCATCCCGCGTCGTATCTCCGGAAGCTGCGCCCGCCACCAGCGGCAGCTGACGCACGCAGTGAGGCGGGCGCGCACGGTCGCGCTGCTGCCCTACGTGGCGACGGAGTAG